aacggcacctccgtaccttcaggctctgatcaggccctacacccaaacaagggcactgcgttcatccacctctggcctgctcgcctccctacctctgaggaagcacagttcccgctcagcccagtcaaaactgttcgccgctctggcaccccaatcgtggaacaagctccctcacgacgccaggacagcggagtcaatcaccaccttccggagacacctgaaaccccacctctttaaggaatacctgggataggataaagtaatccttctaacccccccttaaaagatttagatgcactattgtaagtggttgttccactggatattataaggtgaatgcaccaatttgtaagtcgctctggataagagcgtctgctaaatgacttaaatgtaaatgtaaatgtaatctctaaggtcagggcgtgacagtttcaTGGTGTGCAAGTCTTTGTCATTGTAGTTTCCAAACCACTCTTGTTCTGTTATGGTATGTATTTATTTGATAATAAATCGGCTGAACTTCTTTCTGAGCGCTAGGCCTACATGTTTGTTTAAAATGACAGATTGGTGCTGTGAGAATCTCATTGCAGTGACTGGCTACAGTATGAAGAATGGTCAGTCTCCATCCACTGTGTTAATGATGAAAAGTatgaagacaatcagaaatacttcTGCAAAGAGAAGACAATTTAAATGTCTAGGTGATGTGAAAGTGACAACAACCAAAAGCCAGAACGGGAGGTTCTCACTGTTCcacaacaagacagacagagtTTTCACCATGACCATCACCAGACTAACCCAAGAGGACGCTGGGAGATATCTATGTGGAGTACAGAACAACCACACATTTGATACCATGTCAGCAGTCAGGCTATGACTGCGTGTACAAAACGTTAGGAGCACTTTTCTAAtaatgagttgcacccccttatgccctcagaacagcctcaatttgtcagagcaTGGACTTTCCAAGgtttcgaaagcattccacagggatgctggcccatgttgactccaatgcttccaacagttgtgtcaagttggttggtaGTGGATCTCTACTCCGAATATcttgttccatctcatcccacagaTAATCAATtagattgagatctggtgactgggcaGGCCACTGCAGTGAGCTGAATTCACTGTTGTGTTCGTGGTCCAGACATCACTAGAGCACACAGATCATATTATCACCATTCAGATAAGTGAAGAGCATATTACTTCCTGGTACACATTATGatgctgtgttattatttagttattaTTAAGGCACATTTCATTCTATCACATAAACATATTTGTGTATTGTACATAGATGGATCTGGCGTCAAATCTGACTTTGGAATCAGATCCCCCCCTCTTAGTGGTGTAGTGTAAAGACATGGTGCTCCGACAACACATCTCTGTGTAATAACTACTTTAATACCAGTagacaacattttgttgtgttagcccAGTGAAAAATGTCCACACATTGTCACAACAACTGTGTTTTGTGGTCCTTTGTTTTTAGCGACACCAACAATAACCACCACAAGAAAACCtgctacaacaacaacagcatcaaACCGAGGTTTACCAACGCTGTCATCCTTAACCACCTCCATCTCACCATCATCATccatctcatcatcatcatccatctCACCACCATCATCCATCTCACCACCATCATCCATCTCATCATCAACACAAAATGGATTTGGTAAATAAACTTTATGACTGCTTTTAAACAGGCATCTAAACACAGCCAAAAAATCTGACCACTCAGATCAGCCCCGAAAAAGATaggatgtgaaaagatctgatatccttggtcaaaagaccaattagtggaaaaaactGTGTCAATGCAGCCTATGAGCCTTTTTACGCTGCACTAGTTTAAAACCAGTTTCTCAACACATCATTTTGTAATGTAAAGAGACTGATCTGGCGTCAAATCTGACTTTAGGTAATGTGTGACACTTCTATACCAGATTCCTCCTTCTGAGTGGTAGTGAAAAGACAATGTCTCTCCGATTCCACATGCCCCTGCAATAATTACTTTAATACCAGtagactgtcacgccctgaccgtagagatccttattattctctatgtttggttaggtcagggtgtgactcgggtggggaggtctatgttttctgtttctttgtttttgggccagtgtggttcccaatcagaggcagctgtctatcgttgtctctgattgggaatcatacttaggcagcctgttttccacctgtgtttgtgggaggttattttctgtttagcattctgagcctgacagaactgtgcgctttcgttttttcaccgtttgttattttgtttgagtgctTCTTGTAATaaagtatcatgaacacttacaacgctgcgccttggtccacttctccctCTTATGACGAGCGTTACATAGACAGCATTTTTGTTGTgtgaggctgcgtttacacattGTTGGCCACCACATCCAAGGCTAATGTCAGAACAGGAAGTAAACAGAAAAGTTACACATCTGATGAGGAAGAGAGGCAGATCTTACTTCACATATTAGTGTAAAAGGCCCTATGTAAGTTGAACAGAAGTGCTGATTGTAAAGTATGTGTTCTAATGgtactgtttgtgtctgtgttctgATACATCAGTGGTCATCATAGTATCTGGGATTCTGGTCATGCTGCTATTGGTGCTTGTGGTCAGCCTGCTCATAGTCTATAGATGGAAACTCAACAAGGAAACAGGTGGGTAACAATCTCTCACACAGGCAAGGGGAAGTTACTCAAACCCCGTCTTCAATTCCAAGAAACCATTTGCATGTACAATCATCCTTTGGCCCTGGTTGAGAAATAGAGGTCTCATTGAGAACAGGGCTCTGAAAACCACCTGAACAGACTGCTGCGGCACAATAGTGACACGTGTGAAGTGTAtgacactctgtgtgtgtgttccacagcTGACTCCTCAGCACCCAGGGTGAACACTGGGATCAACatagaggtcagtgtgtgtgcgtgcaaagCCTGCCTGCATGCATCATTGCATGTCTGtgtgatgtgtatatatatatctatataaagagagagagttatagatatatatatatatactgctcaaaaaataaagggaacacttaaacaacacatcctagatctgaatgaaagaaataatcttattaaatacttttttctttacatagttgaatgtgctgacaacaaaatcacacaaaaataatcaatggaaatccaatttatcaacccatggaaggCTGGATTTGGGGTCcaactatgatgtaatgtccttaaaacaagtcaaaatgaggctcagtagtgtgtgtggcctccacgtgcctgtatgacctccctacaacgcctgggcatgctcctgatgaggtggcggatggtctcctgagggatctcttcccagacctggactaaagcatccgccaactcctggacagtctgtggtgcaacgtggcgttggtggatggagcgagacatgatgtcccggatgtgctcaattggattcaggtctggggaacgggcgggccagtccatagcatcaatgccttcctcttgcaggaactgctgacacactccagccacgaggtctagcattgtcttgcattaggaggaacccagggccaaccgcactagcatatggtctcacaaggggtctgaggatctcatctcggtacctaatggcagtcaggctacctctggcgagcacatggagggctgtgcggcccccaaagaaatgccaccccacaccatgactgacccaccgccaaaccggtcatgctggaggatgttgcaggcagcagaatgttctccacggcgtctccagactctgtcacgtctgtcacgtgctcagtgtgaacctgatttcatctgtgaagagcacagggcgccagtggcgaatttgccaatcttggtgttctctggcaaatgccaaacgtcctgcacggtgttgggctgtaagcacaacccccacctgtggacgttgggccctcataccaccctcatggagtctgtttctgaccgtttgagcagacacatgcacatttgtggcctgctggaggtcattttgcagggctctggcagtgcttctcctgctcctccttgcacaaaggcggaggtagcggtcctgctgccgggttgttgccctcctacggcctcctccacgtctcctgatgtactggcctgtctcctggtagcgcctccacactacgctgacagacacaggaaaccttcttgccacagctcgcattgatgtgccatcctggatgagctgcactacctgagccacctgtggtggttgtagactccgtctcatgctaccactagagtgaaagcaccgccagcattcaaaagtgaccaaaacatcagccaggaagcataggaactgagaagtggtctgtggcccacacctgcagaaccactcctttattgggggtgtcttgctaattgcctataatttccacctgttgtctattccatttgcacaacagcatgtgcaatttattgtcaatcagtgttgcttcctaagtggacagtttgatttcacagaagtgtgattgacttttagttacattgtgtttaagtgttccctttatttttttgagcagtgtatatacatatagagagagagagaaagcatgtTCTAATCTATGTTCTTCCGTCTCTCATCATGTCCTTATgtccctcctccttttcctcctctccagggttgtcatggtgatggtgaCAATAAGGAGGTAAAGGACCACACCAGCTCAGGTAGTGAGACCACCACCATCTACTCCACCGCCAACTTACCCACAAGCCCCTCTGACTGTCTCAACTACGCCAGCGTCAACTTCCACAAGAACCCCAGCTGCCCCAATGAAGCCACTGCCGCCATCGCTAAAGAGGGCACCTCTTCTGGTGACTATGCCACTGTCAACGTCAGTCAAAAGCCTGCCTACTCTACTGTCAATCATCCACACAGCTCCTCTGAGGCTCCTCCCATCTACTCCACATTGAGCATAACCAGAGACACCTGAGTCACTGACAACCAATCACAAGGGACATACACTCACTGGCAACCAATCACAAGAAACATGTCATGAACTACTTTTACCACTAACAGCCTCTTGAGCACTGAGCTCTGTTTTTAGCAGACAGCTGCATAATGTGCTTCATGTCCTCACAATCAGATGTTaccctgacttctctcttccatcagatgtgtttccctgacttctctctttccatcagatgtgttaccctgacttctctcttccatcagatgtgttaccctgacttctctcttccatcagatgtgttaccctgacttctctcttccatcagatgtgtttccctgacttctctcttccatcagatgtgttaacctgacttctctcttccatcagatgtgtttccctgacttctctcttccatcagatgtgtttccctgacttctctcttcaACTTGTCTTAATGTCAGTTAATTTTTTGTTCATATCTGCAGATAAATATTGGCTCACTATTTGGCAAGCATTGAAAAAGGTATCACACGTTTTTGACCAAGGCATTGTAACAGTCtattaatgttttttttacaaatgtataattGATTAAATAACCATGAATGATGTATTTGGAAAGTCCTTATAAAGGGTGCCTTTAAAAACACCCCCTTTTAGCTTGGCCTTTAACCAGTGATTGTT
Above is a window of Salmo salar chromosome ssa03, Ssal_v3.1, whole genome shotgun sequence DNA encoding:
- the LOC106596963 gene encoding uncharacterized protein — encoded protein: MELSATPATPTITTTRKPATTTTASNRGLPTLSSLTTSISPSSSISSSSSISPPSSISPPSSISSSTQNGFVVIIVSGILVMLLLVLVVSLLIVYRWKLNKETADSSAPRVNTGINIEGCHGDGDNKEVKDHTSSGSETTTIYSTANLPTSPSDCLNYASVNFHKNPSCPNEATAAIAKEGTSSGDYATVNVSQKPAYSTVNHPHSSSEAPPIYSTLSITRDT